A genomic segment from Dermacentor silvarum isolate Dsil-2018 chromosome 11, BIME_Dsil_1.4, whole genome shotgun sequence encodes:
- the LOC119433348 gene encoding ras-related protein Rab-3 — MAGTQDQKWQKDAVDQNFDYMFKILIIGNSSVGKTSFLFRYADDSFTSAFVSTVGIDFKVKTVFRHDKRVKLQIWDTAGQERYRTITTAYYRGAMGFILMYDVTNEESFNSVQDWVTQIKTYSWDNAQVILVGNKCDMEDERVVSAERGRQLADQLGLEFFETSAKENVNVKAVFERLVDIICDKMSESLDSDPALLAGGGAKGTHLTDNPAAPPNASCQC, encoded by the exons ATGGCGGGAACGCAGGACCAAAAGTGGCAAAAGGATGCAGTGGACCAGAACTTTGATTATATGTTCAAAATCCTCATTATTGGAAACAGCAGTGTTGGCAAGACATCGTTCCTGTTTCGCTACGCGGACGACTCCTTTACGTCAGCCTTTGTCTCCACGGTAGGCATAGACTTCAAAGTCAAGACGGTCTTCCGACATGACAAGAGGGTCAAGCTCCAAATTTGG GACACAGCTGGCCAGGAGCGCTACCGAACAATCACAACGGCCTACTACCGTGGAGCTATGGGCTTCATCCTTATGTATGATGTTACTAACGAAGAGTCTTTCAACAGTGTTCAAGACTG GGTTACGCAGATCAAGACATACTCGTGGGACAACGCGCAAGTTATCTTGGTAGGCAACAAGTGTGACATGGAGGACGAGCGAGTGGTGAGCGCCGAGCGCGGTCGACAGCTTGCCGACCAGCTCGGACTGGAGTTCTTTGAGACGTCGGCCAAAGAAAATGTCAATGTCAAGGCCGTCTTCGAGCGCCTCGTCGACATCATCTGCGACAAGATGTCCGAGAGCCTCGACTCAGACCCCGCGCTCCTGGCGGGCGGAGGCGCCAAGGGCACGCACCTCACCGACAACCCCGCCGCACCTCCGAATGCCTCCTGCCAGTGCTAG